The following DNA comes from Anopheles coustani chromosome 2, idAnoCousDA_361_x.2, whole genome shotgun sequence.
TTTTATATAGAGGGGTTTTACACTAAAGAAGAcccattatttaaaaaaaaaattgtttgttacATCTCTGGAGTAAATAGGGTATAACAGGTATGATTACAGTAGATTTACAAATAATCCGCGGTCGAATAATTCCCTCATTCATTGCCTTGGTTATAATGCTAAAGTTAACCTTGTTTTTTCGATACTTGACCATATCATTCTGTGTTTTTTACCAGTGGCCCAAAAAATTGTCGTAATTGCCCTATTTTTGAGGATAAAACAATCCAAAACCAtctaaaattgaaattaatatcTACAACAATATATACAATTATcgcaaaaacattaaaattacgttaaactatttaaaaagtattaaagtAATATCCACAAATGTTTCTCAATGGCAAAGATATTTGATTTTAACATCATTTTAAACATCATTTTCTGAACAATATTCCAGgtcaataatttttaaaggaaaatatttggaAATCATTCCCTTGGTGTCGAAATCCTTTGTTTTGCCATCGTATTTAAGAAACATTtccatgctcaaaattggtaATTAAATCGGgagaattaatttaaaattattaataattCCAAATCTAGTGTACGCTGGTAGTTTGGCTGAGCACCATTATCATACGATTTCCCTAATGTTCTAAATGACAAAACACTGTGAGCATAATTTTGATAtcatatgatttgtttttatttcgagACATTTAGCTAAAAAATCTTCTCTTTTATTGCGTCCTCCGTTGTCCCATGTGTTCCACGGAGGCCGTGTCAGAATTGCCCTAACATTGGTCgacaaacacatttcaagTACAACCAAAGCGAAGCGGGTAGCAATgtttaattagctttaaaCTTCTTATGGTGCAATGCGTAgatggtgtttgttttggacTGCTGGTGTTGGTAGAGGTGAATGGTCATCATCGATGCCGACGCCATGCCCGCCCGTGGTGGTAGTCCCCagcgtcatcatcgtcatcgtcattaTCGTACACAACTCGGCATCCGCTACGGGGCCATGCGCTGCGCGTTATTTTAAGATTTCTCTCACGGTCTACGACCGTTGTTTAGTGCGCTTCGTGGGCGCAAACATCCCGGTACAACGCTATACTGGCGGAATACTTACTCAGAGTGTGCGCCGGGCCTGTACCGGGCTGGTTCATCTCACCTTACGATCAAGCGGTGCAGCCGTGAACGTGCGCACTGTTTCGTGCATGATCGTGTTCGATCCTGCACATCTCGTGCGCGAGTTTCACTTGAAGACGCCAGTTTCAATCAAGCGCCCGTCGTTACACTATCAGCAAACAAAGTGCGTGAGGCACTGCACATTGGCCAACATTGTTGTTTCTTGTGCGTTCGGTCGTTCGTTCTGGAAGCGTATGTTCCGGCCCCAGAATGGTTGACGGTCAATGCAGAGAGTTGTTGCATTTAATGCAACAGATCACGGTTGTAAGTAGAGTACCGGAGAAGTTCGGGTTTTACTTGCCCTAGACATGGGGTTGTCGGTATGGCTACGTGTGTTTGTGAATTTTGGAACCCTTGTGATGTAGTGTGTTCAAGACAATTGAAAGATAAAGACATGAGGAGtcgtaaaaaaatattataaaaacaGTTACAATAATCCAATTTTGTAacggaaacaacttttaatgcTTCGGTTGATAATATGTCTTGGTTCCGGTTTTGATtagattttttcgtttctataCATTTTAAACCTCTTGCTTCTTCAAATAATCATGATCAAAAGCAGAATGATGTAAATAAatccttgtttgttgtttcaacatttaattaacaaaaaaatattacaactTTGTGATAAGCGTAGTGTCTTAGACTTCGTCGTTTTCAAATACAGTATGAGTTTATACACAAGATtataattttgaatgaatcGAATTAAGTGAAATGCTATAAATATCGATAAAACTAGCGtatgttgatttaaattgtTGACGTTCCCTGCCATCACAAGCGAGACTGAtcccccctcccctgtacgagatcACGGACTATCCACGTATGCATAGGGAAAAAGTTCAGTAGGCACTAAAGTGAGCCGGCATGACTGTGTTAACAAGCGCACAAATTCATCAATGAAGTCATAAAAAATTATACGAAGAAAGTACATTTGCATAAACGTGACCGCTGAAGAAATACCGCATTTTCAAACACGAAAGTATACTAGACGTTACGTAACAAGAAAACGGAATGATAATTTGTACACTAGAGGAACCGGTAGGTTCCGTTTGTGCtgattgggattttttcgaatcctgaatgtttgaaattttgtttactcttTGCTTACAATTTTGGATTCAGCTGATCCAAGAATAAAAATGGTCTATTATTTTGAAAGATGCTATGGCGCATAGTTTTAAATtcagtaaaacataaaatacacCACCAATAATTCAACACTTTGTTCAATAATactatttcctttcttttcttccaaatGTATGTAGAGCAAAGAGGGTGGTAACAGCGGAGGTAGTGGTAGTAACAACAGCAGTAACACCCGCCGTAGCCGCCGAACGCAGAATCGATCCCGCAGTCGATCGCGATCCCGTTCGCGTTCGTTCGAGCGTCCTCGCGAAACCCGTCGATCGCGTTCCCGCGAACCTCCGTCGTCGAGGGTCCGTGGTGGCGGTACCGACTCCAAGTCCGGTCGCAATACGTCGTCGTACCGGAACAAGTCTCCACCGGTCCGTGGCAGCGATGGCTTCCGGAGGTACGATCGCAAGGGTGGACACGCCAGcagcagtggtggtggtgtttacgaTCGGCGCAATAGCACCGGTGGCAACAGCAACGGAGCAGGAGGCGGAGGTGGAGGATCGAATGCCGTGGGGAACAGcagcagtggtggtggtggtaacaCAGTGTCCTCCGCGGTCGTTAACAGTCGCTCGCAGAAGATTCGGTCGCACTCGCGTAGTCGTTCTCCGTCGCCGAACGCCGATCGTCGGAAGATGGCGCGTTCCGTGTCGCCGAACCGCGCTAGAAGTGGTGCCgcagcggcggcggtggcggtggtgccaAGCGATGTGAATGCCGTTGCTGTGGCAGCGGCGGGAGGATTGAATCCGGCACTTGGTCCCGTTCCCACGACGGGCGGTGTGCCGGTTGTGCCGGTCGGAGGCGGTCTCGTAGTACCGACGGTTGCTCCCGTGCCAGCCCCGTCGGCCGTTTCGCTCGATCTCGTAATGAATCCTGTCGCCGGCGAGAGTGGACCGGTGGTGGCGTCAGCAGCGTTAGCGGCCGGAGCGCCAACCACCACGAAGCGGCAGCGTTGTCGCGACTTCGACGAGAAAGGATACTGCATGCGTGGCGAAACGTGTCCCTGGGATCATGGTATCGACCCGGTCGTGCTGGAGGGCATCAACAATCCAACGCTGATGGTCCAGATCCGCGATCCGGTCGTCGTGCCAGAGTACAATCCTGACTCGCCCGGTTTGTGGAACAAACCGTCAAACCTTCCTCCGATCGGTCCGGGCGGACGCCCAAATATGGCGAAACGGTTGGGTGGAGGCGGTGGAATTGGATTTGGTCCGCGCGGTCCTGGCGGTATGGGGATGAACTTCCGTGGGTTTGCACCCGGATTTCCGGTGCCACCAGGTGGTGGCTTCCCGGGCAATCCGATCGGTGCGACGCCGCTCCAGCGTGAACTGATCTCCGTGCCGGTGGTGGACGCGAATAAAGGTGGTGACGTGTCGGCTCAGCACATGCATCGACGCTTCGAACCGGAGGACGCTGTGGCGATAGCGGATGGGCCACAACAGCACGGTGGAAtgggtggcggcggtggtggcaaACGCAAGATGGCGATGAGCAATCGGCTCGGGCCGCGTGTCACCGGCGGTATGCATGGAGGCCCGGGTGGTCCGGGCTCAATGCCGACGCACAACCCGCAGCAAAACTGCTCGCTAGAGTTACGTAAAATCCCACGCGGATTGAACGAAATTTCGCACCTTAACGATCACTTCTCGAAGTTCGGCAAGATCATCAACATCCAGATCCGCTACGATGGCGATCCGGAGGCGGCTATCGTGACGTTTTCGACGCACGCAGAAGCGAACGTGGCGTACCGGAGCACCGAGGCGGTGTTAAATAATCGCTTCATCAAAGTGTTCTGGCATATTCCGCCGGCGGGCGGTGATCAACCGGCCATCACGCCACCGGCCAAGACGGAGCACTCGCTGCGTCGCTCGTACCCGAACCAGTACAGCATTAACAACaatttgaacaacaaaaatgcATCCTCCGGCGGCGCGGTGGACCCGGCCGGGAAGACGCTTCAGGTGGCGAATGCTGGGAAGGAGGGTGGTAACGGAAGCCCCACCGTTGGTTCGgcgaatggaaacgaaaacctcgcaccgcaacaacagcagcaacagccggCACCGAAAGGACACAACGCGAACAAGTATGTCAATCCCGTGTCGGGATTACCGGTCGGAGCGAACACCGGTGGTAGCATCGTCGGTAACAAGATTACGCGGGCGGCCAACGAGCTGCTGCGCAAGAAGCACGAGCAGTTCAACAAGGGCATCCACGAGCGCAAGTACGGTCTGCTAGATGGCTATCTGAAGGAGCAAAGGAAGCTGCTGGAGCTGATTGTGACGTACGAGGCGAGCGATTCACGCCGCTCGCAGCTCAAGTCCTCGCTGGACGAGATACAGGTAAAGATCAACAATCTGCGCAAGGAGATCGAACAGGACCAGGCGCAGAGTCTGGCGAAGGTCGCGagcctccagcagcagcagcagcagcagcagcaacagcaacagcatccgGCACACCATGGTCCGaagcatcaccatcagcacAAGACGAAGGAACAGCACGAGAAGGAGATGCtggacgccgagctggagatGATTGCGCAGGAGCAGCGCACCCTCCGCGGACCGGATGGCGCAGTGGTATCGGGATCAGCGGGTGTTCCGCTTCCCGTTGCGCCCAGAGGATCGCAACCGTTGGCGGCACAGTCGTATGGCGGTGGACGAAAAGGAGGTCCCGCTGGAGGGCGAGTGTTGGCTCCGCCCGGCTCGACCAGTGTCGATCGCCGTCCGACGACGATCGCCGTGACCGGGTTTGAGGCGGACGACGCCGAGGCGCTGCTCGGACACTTCAAGCATTTCGGCGAGATCACGAAACACCAGCTGGACGATACGGTGCCATCGCTCACGATCAGCTACAGCACGCGCCAGGTGGCGGAGAAGGCGCTGGCACGCGGCAAGCTGTACAACGACAAAACGCTTACCATCGCCTGgtgcacgacgacgacgacaacggcgGCGGTGCCCGCGGTGAACAACCCGATGTCGACGACGCCGGCCATCGCTGGTGCCATCCCCGCCGCCGACCACGGTAAGGACGGGGGGGTGAATCCCCCTCTCGTTGATTCTAGCAGTGGCGATGACGCAACGATGACGACCCAAGTGGCGGCCGATGACGACGCGACGTCCAAAGCCGACGGTGGGACGACGACGGGCCCGGCGGGTGGTGGCGGTGCCGACATCATCCACTCATCCTCGATGGAGACCCTGAACGAGGCGGACGACCTATCGGAGATGCCGCTGGTGgtggaagaggaggaggaagaggacgaCATCGAACCGGAACGTTCCTGGCGTCGTTGATAATACCAGCCCCCTCTGTGTAAGAACGCGGTTTTTAAAGGGGCGGGAGCAAACCTTCGGGTTTGGgaatcggttttattttctatttaacATAATTAAAACACCCTTCCTATCAGACAACATAACACTCTCTCAACCCCCACACACCCTGCCACATAGAGAGACATCTTGAAAGTCAAATGAACGTCTTTCGCAAGGAAGGAGATTAGTAGAAgcttttggtgtgtttgtgttttttttaatccttGCGAAATGATAAATCaaatccccctccccctcccccgtaCTAATTCACGATTGTTTTTTACTTGCAAGCGTTTACATtgttattgtattttttttttcgatggaTAAGTCCCTAATTTAGTGTAGTCCCTCTTTCGCTACTCTCGACGATGGCGACGGTTTTCTAATGCCGCTTTCAAAAGCCTACCACGCACCGACCACAAGCTTTGccccgtttgttttctttacttcTGGTCGGTGCTGCTGAAAAGCTTCGAATGTGCTATCGTCAATCGTGGAACCGGGTCGAAGAGACCGAGAGAGTGCGAAGGGTGTATGAGAGTTGTATAAGGCATTATAGTACACGATTTATTTTAGTCATGTAATAGATATATTGGTAAACATTTTGCCCCAGAATcagagaaattaaattataatgtCATTAGGAAACCAACCGAGCTAGGGAGAGGTCACAGACACACCACGACACCCTCCGGTGCGTGTAAGGTGTGCTCTCGGATTGTAGCatttgttattcttttttaatagctttttttaattttgtctgCTTTAGTGGACCGGAAGGATTTTATCGCTGTGGAAGGATTAAgattttggtttgcttttgaGTTTTGCTTCCATCGTGGCAGCACGTGTGTTTTGCGAGAGTTTGTTTCGAAACCATTGTCACGTTTCGAATGGTTCtagattgttgttgtttgggaTCCCCATGGAAGGTGAAGGCCATGGTATAGAGCGTGGTACGATAAACTAGCGtcgttgatttaaaaaacccACAAGAGTCTCGCATATACTCATTCAAAAATACTGCAGCATATTCTGAAAAACCCCCCTCCCGAGCGAAAGTACACGAGTTGGTATCAGCTGTAGGGAAAGGTACTTGTTCTCCACTTTTTTGTCTCAACGACGGCGTAGTCGTGTTAGATAGCAATCGATGTGTTGTAGGAATACGATTTGTACTCGGAATAGGCATGGAAAACGCGTAACAACCAACGAAGTCGAGCGTTCGAATGGCAGTTTGTgcaaacgacaaaaaaaaaaaaactatcatatAACCTGGGTTGGATAAACAATGTAAAGCAATTGTAAGACCAATGTCTTCATCTGCTTCCCATCGTTACACCCCGTCCGCGGGGTGAAATGAAGGGTATGCAGACAAGCTTGGTCAGCAATATACGTATACAAAAGCTTTGTAATAGCCCGTAAGTTCAAAGTCACGCGATACACGCGATCGTGGCTTGATAAGAtttgatgatgaaaaaaagtaatgaattgaaaagatggatctaaaaaaaacaaacaaaaaaaaactggaaagaaaacacaacatgAAAACAATCGAATGGAAAccacacgaaaaaaagaaaactcttcAAATGGAAAcactggaaaaaaagaaactaaaagagaaaaaaaaaataatccattCACGATAATGTGGTAAAATCCATCTGTGgcagaaaagcaaaagaaaagaaaacaaaatgcaaagaaagcGTTACAAAAAGCTAGCATCCTaaagtaataataatgattaataataaataaagagCATTAAAGAAATGATTTCAAAACAGAAATTCAAAACGCAAACACAACTCACCTCTGCGATAGGAGTTGTAATAGTcatacaaacaaaatgaatgtgttttatttctggGATACGTCAGGGGTACTTTTGGTGGGATGGTGCGAGTGGTGTGGGAATTCAATCGTTTATGTTCAATTCGCGACCAAGTGCTACATGGCTTGTGCTCATATTaacatttgtttgactaattCCTAAATAGACTGTGATTATGTGACTCATTCCTGAAGTCAAATTTCACGGTTAAGAAGCGTTTTGGGATTCAAAATGCAAGagaaattgataattttatgttttgtgataaataaaaaaaaaccatataaCCTTGCAGAAAATACTCTATATTTTATGTAATAAGCACTACGCAAGCTTATTTTCTAGACTTTACGCTTCAAGGTTTCGTTCTGTATCAAACCTAATGCGTGGTTTTTAGAGATGGaagtgtttaatttattttacagttgataccgtagatgtaccatatttggcgcagttaaggaaattctgcataaaaagttgaataacaaaatcaatgttcggtccaatcataccattttttgcacagtgctagcctaactaccatagaatataagaaaaataagtgagaaactcttaaattgttatttcttcaagtttcagaaactctttgtgtggcacattatgttcctaacttggcgcatggtttttgcaatgttccttacttggcgcgatgtgttcctaatttggcgcacttaaaacaaaatggatgtagttaattgaattcaacagctatattcaaaagtcaacttaaaacaatagaaacacttttcaacacctatttaaaaaacaatttagctgtttttgcagcggactttggcttctctcgtgaaaataaaactatctcatcactaacttttataatctcattcatcaaagccttctatgattcaaaaatatctagtAGCGCAAACAGTCATATTCTCCACGGTGAATAATTAGGAACACTGtgagccaaacttggcgcaaaatTGTTCACTTCAAAATTAGCATAATAATCTCAAAAAGCGCCAAATCTAACCACGATTCATTGAAAATACTTACTTTTTTACAGTTtctgataaataaaatcctcaatgatttttcctttgcgtATAAATTATTGGAAACAGTTGAACCCATTCCTTAGCAGCGTTGCTAACGCGAGTAAAAATTGGCGCACTTGTgagatggaatttttcatttaattatatatacattcaataactaaaaaccaataacatgttttgatgcggatgtattgtacaaacataaacaaatatttaactcCCTATTTTAGGctgaaatgatttggaaatagtctaatatcgaacaaaatattagaaagtgcgccaagtttggacccgcgccaagtatggtgcttcTACGGTAAGGGCCAATTTAATTTCGATAAAGAATTTTCTTGCTGTTCAgttattttttgtatatttattaTATATTAACGGTCCTTTCGAAAAAGTCCTGATTACCTGGAATTTTGGGAACTACATTCATGATTAACATTGTTGGAACTGATCGAACTTAGTAGGTGCAAATGGTAGGTGTCAACACTACTGCGCCCAAAACAGTTAAAAACACGCGTGAATATCAAAAGCAAGTCAAAAGCAGTCCTTCTCCCGGCAAttgtaaacttttccattttgagGCGTCTAATCAGCAAAACCACGTTGTTCTGTAATTTTTCTACACCGAGCTGAAGCGAGGATGGCGGACGTGAACGATTTGTTCGATGTGTTCGAGGTAgaaaacgacgacgatgaagagTGTGGCGTGCCGATAGTGCTGAATACGCCGTCGTCCGCGAAGCCAAAGGAGACCGATACCAGCGAAGGCAAGCTCGTCGGGTACGCTCGTTGACCGGAAGATCCGGACACGTCCTAGGCGATTGGGATTGTAATAATttggattcttttttcttcccctttccCCCATACAGCGAAGGGTCCCGTAAGGCAAAgagaagtttagaaggtggtgAAACAGCAAATTTGGTGGACTCCACGTCTAAAAAGGTTAAGTCAAACTCTACAACAACAGATATAGTGTAAGTAATCGTACGCACTTGGTATGAATTTATGATAAGTAAGCAAATTCGTTTCGCTCTTTGAACAGTTTGGACAGCGATGATGAACCTCCTGTACCGGTAGAGAAGGTTGAGTCTCTTCTGGATGATATCAAGTAAGTGACGCCGTAATGATACCCGAGGGCACGCTTTTTAATCCTCTTTGTATCGTTTCCTTCAGTTTGGATAATATTGAGAGCCGCATTAAGGTTCACACGATCCAGTCGCCCGAAGCGTGCACGCACGAGGTCGCTGTGTATCCGGATCAAAAATATATGCCTTTGGTACCTTCGGCGGGTAAACCGGCCAAGGAGTACCCCTTCGTGTTAGATCCGTTCCAGAAGGAAGCGATCCTGTGCATCGAAAACAATCAGTCGGTGCTCGTGTCCGCTCACACATCTGCCGGTAAGACGGTGGTGGCGGAGTATGCCATTGCGAAGTCACTCGCGGAAAAACAGCGTGTCATCTACACGACACCGATCAAGGCTCTTTCTAACCAGAAGTATCGCGAGTTCCACGAGGAGTTCAAAGACGTCGGCTTGGTGACTGGTGATGTGACGATCAATCCGACCGCGTCGTGTTTGATTATGACCACGGAAATCCTGCGTAATATGCTGTACCGTGGGTCGGAGATTATGCGCGAGGTGGGCTGGGTAATTTTTGACGAAATTCATTACATGCGTGACAAGGAgcgtggtgtggtgtgggAGGAAACACTCATTCTGCTACCGGATAACGTGCACTACGTGTTCCTGTCGGCCACCATCCCGAACGCGCGCCAGTTCGCCGAGTGGGTGTGCCACCTACACAAACAACCGTGCCACGTAGTGTACACCGACTATCGGCCAACGCCGCTGCAGCACTATCTCTTCCCGGTCGGTGGCGACGGCATCCATTTGGTGGTGGATGAGAAGGGCCAGTTCAAGGAGGATAACTTCAATACGGCAATGGGCGTACTGCAAACGGCCGGCGAGGCAGCGAAAGGTGACCAAAAAGGCAGGAAGGGTGGCCTGAAGGCGTCCAATGCGGGTGAGACGAACATCTTCAAGATCGTGAAAATGATCATGGAGCGTAACTTTGCGCCGGTGATCATCTTTTCGTTCAGCAAAAAAGATTGCGAGATATTTGCGATGCAAATGGCCAAGCTGGACTTTAACTCGACCACGGAGAAGAAGCTGGTGGACGAGGTGTTCAACAATGCGATGGACGTGCTGACGGAGGAGGATCGCCAGCTGCCGCAGGTGGAGAACGTCCTTCCACTGTTGCGCCGTGGCATCGGTATCCATCACGGAGGGTTGCTGCCTATTCTCAAGGAAACGATCGAAATCCTGTTCGGCGAGGGACTGATCAAGGCGCTGTTTGCGACGGAAACGTTCGCGATGGGGCTGAACATGCCCGCCCGTACGGTACTGTTTACGGGGCCACGTAAGTTCGATGGAAAAGACTTCCGGTGGGTGACGTCCGGAGAGTACATCCAGATGTCTGGTCGTGCCGGTCGGCGAGGCCTCGACGATAAGGGTATCGTGATACTGATGATCGACGAGGCGGTTTCACCCACGGTGGGGAAGGAGATCGTGCAGGGCCGGGCGGATCCGATCAATTCTGCCTTCCACC
Coding sequences within:
- the LOC131265328 gene encoding zinc finger protein swm encodes the protein MHINNTDALKLWLTEVLEPLCDADPAALARYVLALLKKDKPEKDLIVSMKEQLDVFLTDATQPFLEQLFKVIKSEEYLKTPAAAVSAAPAAGVATSNGATVAQASSISTSTTAAVTGTSVGSGSTNHTEEVTSSSRVRVKREFTPPLHESVSRAGKDSSSTTGSSAAASSDRTSSHQGSKGRDTTSGSGGPGGSSSSSSTTSSSTANYHNTASVSSITSTSQKSASRLHSPSRGSNKDDHSKEGGNSGGSGSNNSSNTRRSRRTQNRSRSRSRSRSRSFERPRETRRSRSREPPSSRVRGGGTDSKSGRNTSSYRNKSPPVRGSDGFRRYDRKGGHASSSGGGVYDRRNSTGGNSNGAGGGGGGSNAVGNSSSGGGGNTVSSAVVNSRSQKIRSHSRSRSPSPNADRRKMARSVSPNRARSGAAAAAVAVVPSDVNAVAVAAAGGLNPALGPVPTTGGVPVVPVGGGLVVPTVAPVPAPSAVSLDLVMNPVAGESGPVVASAALAAGAPTTTKRQRCRDFDEKGYCMRGETCPWDHGIDPVVLEGINNPTLMVQIRDPVVVPEYNPDSPGLWNKPSNLPPIGPGGRPNMAKRLGGGGGIGFGPRGPGGMGMNFRGFAPGFPVPPGGGFPGNPIGATPLQRELISVPVVDANKGGDVSAQHMHRRFEPEDAVAIADGPQQHGGMGGGGGGKRKMAMSNRLGPRVTGGMHGGPGGPGSMPTHNPQQNCSLELRKIPRGLNEISHLNDHFSKFGKIINIQIRYDGDPEAAIVTFSTHAEANVAYRSTEAVLNNRFIKVFWHIPPAGGDQPAITPPAKTEHSLRRSYPNQYSINNNLNNKNASSGGAVDPAGKTLQVANAGKEGGNGSPTVGSANGNENLAPQQQQQQPAPKGHNANKYVNPVSGLPVGANTGGSIVGNKITRAANELLRKKHEQFNKGIHERKYGLLDGYLKEQRKLLELIVTYEASDSRRSQLKSSLDEIQVKINNLRKEIEQDQAQSLAKVASLQQQQQQQQQQQQHPAHHGPKHHHQHKTKEQHEKEMLDAELEMIAQEQRTLRGPDGAVVSGSAGVPLPVAPRGSQPLAAQSYGGGRKGGPAGGRVLAPPGSTSVDRRPTTIAVTGFEADDAEALLGHFKHFGEITKHQLDDTVPSLTISYSTRQVAEKALARGKLYNDKTLTIAWCTTTTTTAAVPAVNNPMSTTPAIAGAIPAADHGKDGGVNPPLVDSSSGDDATMTTQVAADDDATSKADGGTTTGPAGGGGADIIHSSSMETLNEADDLSEMPLVVEEEEEEDDIEPERSWRR
- the LOC131265329 gene encoding exosome RNA helicase MTR4 — translated: MADVNDLFDVFEVENDDDEECGVPIVLNTPSSAKPKETDTSEGKLVGEGSRKAKRSLEGGETANLVDSTSKKVKSNSTTTDIVLDSDDEPPVPVEKVESLLDDINLDNIESRIKVHTIQSPEACTHEVAVYPDQKYMPLVPSAGKPAKEYPFVLDPFQKEAILCIENNQSVLVSAHTSAGKTVVAEYAIAKSLAEKQRVIYTTPIKALSNQKYREFHEEFKDVGLVTGDVTINPTASCLIMTTEILRNMLYRGSEIMREVGWVIFDEIHYMRDKERGVVWEETLILLPDNVHYVFLSATIPNARQFAEWVCHLHKQPCHVVYTDYRPTPLQHYLFPVGGDGIHLVVDEKGQFKEDNFNTAMGVLQTAGEAAKGDQKGRKGGLKASNAGETNIFKIVKMIMERNFAPVIIFSFSKKDCEIFAMQMAKLDFNSTTEKKLVDEVFNNAMDVLTEEDRQLPQVENVLPLLRRGIGIHHGGLLPILKETIEILFGEGLIKALFATETFAMGLNMPARTVLFTGPRKFDGKDFRWVTSGEYIQMSGRAGRRGLDDKGIVILMIDEAVSPTVGKEIVQGRADPINSAFHLTYNMVLNLLRVEEINPEYMLERSFFQFQNQSSIPEIYKRVQQKQRQLLGIHIRDEQSIVSYHHIREQLDTLGKQFREYITRPMYLVPFLQPGRMIKIQSDTGEFEWGIIVNFKKENADVKQNPLKTEQKVIIDVLLHVADGFERDGVPRPCPPGKRGSVEVVPVLHKLVTRISTLRVYYPNDLRPADNRRSVLKTIEEVKKRFPQGPPLLNPIADMHIREKDFQEIVEMIDKFEKRLFGHPLHEAPELDQMYSKYMSKVELEKELRAEKNALREARSLLHMSELKHRKRVLRRLGYCTAADVIEFKGRVACELSCAEELLITEMIFNGTFTDLSPAQSCSLLSCFVCDEKSSEVPAATEELSGPLRQMQDLARRIAKVSNECKVDVDEERYVDSFKPFLMDVVLSWCKGASFSQLCKMTDIFEGSIIRCMRRLEELLRQMVQASKTIGNTDLENKFSEAIRLLKRDIVFAASLYL